A region from the Microscilla marina ATCC 23134 genome encodes:
- a CDS encoding helix-turn-helix domain-containing protein, whose product MDIGDKIRKVREAKKLSQKEVALTLNMDQSQYSKIEKGKTDPTTATLEKICKALNVEVAELFTSDKIFKDVESLDKSLVEKVQLLEQLDEGERKSIFQIIDSLIIKKRLKDTLNDAINLAS is encoded by the coding sequence ATGGATATAGGAGATAAAATCAGAAAGGTAAGAGAAGCTAAAAAACTCTCTCAAAAGGAAGTAGCATTAACACTAAATATGGATCAATCACAATACTCTAAAATAGAAAAAGGTAAGACTGATCCAACAACAGCTACACTAGAGAAAATATGTAAAGCACTAAACGTTGAAGTTGCAGAACTATTTACATCGGACAAAATATTTAAAGATGTTGAATCACTAGATAAGTCTTTGGTAGAAAAAGTACAGTTGTTAGAACAATTAGATGAAGGGGAAAGAAAATCTATTTTTCAAATTATTGATAGCCTTATCATCAAAAAGCGATTAAAAGACACTTTAAATGATGCAATCAACCTAGCCTCATAA
- a CDS encoding CHC2 zinc finger domain-containing protein encodes MTIQQIKQNLSITTVLAHYGLSVNGNNRMCCPFHNDTKPSMEVFPKSDTVFCFSSNCEVHGKPIDVIDFVMHQEKLSKHEAILKCKSLLGATGGVGAPSPSLVQAQPAISEKVRVKTMTAAFAHFQKAFAQSKAAQAYMQSRGLEGIQEVGFHDGKLSKPLRAGLDTLGISSAWGRGCIIFPLKNAEGDIVSFYGRSISNEGDQRHFYSTQRQGLYPGYPDAQSTKYLVLTESVIDAASFPVDDDATAVLALYGTNGLTPAHKQLVVQMPHLEEIYLFFDGDDAGRKALKTRADELWKVWLHGASATTQTISSVPTPEGEDVNSLLVAYGEVVEASDEPSIFHHLLSQKTVLYSGGGSAAKVSSNGTTAAPAPGFRFDTSNPKKLVLETLNGRYQLQGAPKPELESMKVTLFIYPASGGSKSRHKVDLYEDRQMEKVAREANAKLGVAYELLLIDLNQLADELEAYRDAELAELAGSQSQGKQPKPVPAALQKDCLALLRSADLMTKLNEHIGACGVVGEEMNRLLLFCVASSYKMPDTLHAIVQGSSGSGKSHLLNAILELMPEEGALDVTRITDRSLYNYGKYDLCNKLFVLQDLDGLSEEALLSFRELISYGKLASSTTTQDLQGRNSGGVKEVYGPVASMAATTKTELYEDNENRCFTLAVNETRVQTKAITDYMNACSAGKVSKKKQLTTKELLQNCVRLLRPHEVVNPYATQLSLPAEVKNPRRLHNLYQSLVKQITLLHQFQRARDDEGRLVATKSDLHWANEILFETIILRIDELDGSLRQFFEQLKNYCFDKGVKLEFTRREVRHKFRIENTRLHRYMHKLHDLEYIKQVGGHVNKGWTYKITYWDDIQALRSRIRQFLADQLSKLK; translated from the coding sequence ATGACTATACAACAAATCAAACAAAACCTCTCCATCACCACCGTCTTAGCCCACTACGGCTTAAGCGTAAACGGAAACAATCGCATGTGTTGTCCTTTTCACAATGATACCAAGCCGAGTATGGAGGTGTTTCCAAAGTCGGACACGGTATTTTGCTTTAGCAGCAATTGTGAGGTGCACGGGAAGCCTATAGATGTGATTGATTTTGTGATGCACCAGGAGAAGTTGAGCAAGCACGAGGCTATTTTGAAGTGCAAATCTTTGTTAGGTGCCACTGGTGGAGTAGGGGCTCCTTCGCCTTCTTTGGTTCAGGCGCAGCCTGCTATATCTGAAAAAGTACGGGTGAAGACGATGACGGCGGCTTTTGCTCATTTCCAAAAGGCGTTTGCTCAAAGTAAGGCAGCCCAGGCATACATGCAAAGTCGTGGTTTGGAGGGTATCCAGGAAGTAGGTTTTCACGATGGAAAGTTGAGCAAGCCTTTGCGTGCCGGGCTGGATACTTTGGGTATTTCTTCGGCTTGGGGTCGGGGTTGTATTATTTTTCCTCTGAAGAATGCTGAAGGTGATATTGTGAGTTTTTATGGGCGCAGCATTAGCAACGAGGGCGACCAACGGCATTTTTATAGCACGCAGCGCCAAGGCTTGTACCCTGGTTATCCTGACGCGCAAAGCACTAAGTATCTGGTACTTACGGAGAGTGTGATTGATGCGGCGTCTTTTCCGGTAGATGATGATGCTACGGCGGTGTTGGCTTTGTATGGAACCAATGGGCTTACTCCGGCGCACAAACAGTTGGTGGTGCAAATGCCTCATCTGGAGGAGATTTATTTGTTTTTTGACGGGGATGATGCGGGGCGCAAGGCTTTGAAAACCAGGGCGGATGAGCTTTGGAAGGTGTGGTTGCACGGCGCGTCAGCTACTACGCAAACGATTAGTAGTGTGCCTACTCCGGAGGGTGAAGATGTAAATTCTTTGTTGGTGGCTTATGGCGAAGTGGTGGAAGCTTCGGACGAGCCGTCGATTTTTCACCATCTCCTGAGTCAGAAAACGGTGCTTTACTCAGGAGGAGGGAGCGCAGCCAAAGTGAGCAGCAATGGCACTACAGCAGCACCCGCGCCGGGTTTCAGGTTCGATACGTCTAACCCTAAAAAACTGGTGTTGGAGACTTTGAATGGTCGTTATCAGTTGCAAGGGGCGCCCAAACCGGAGCTGGAGTCTATGAAGGTAACCTTGTTTATTTATCCTGCGTCGGGTGGGAGCAAATCGCGCCATAAGGTAGATTTGTACGAAGACCGCCAGATGGAGAAAGTGGCCCGTGAAGCTAACGCCAAGTTGGGGGTTGCTTATGAGTTGTTGTTGATTGATTTAAACCAGTTAGCCGATGAGCTGGAGGCTTACCGCGATGCGGAGTTGGCGGAGTTAGCGGGTAGCCAAAGCCAGGGTAAGCAGCCAAAACCGGTGCCCGCCGCGCTGCAAAAAGACTGTTTGGCTTTGTTGCGTTCGGCTGATTTGATGACGAAGCTAAATGAGCACATCGGGGCTTGTGGGGTGGTAGGCGAGGAGATGAATCGTTTGTTACTCTTTTGTGTAGCAAGTAGTTATAAAATGCCGGATACTTTGCACGCTATAGTACAAGGGAGCAGCGGGAGCGGTAAATCGCACTTGTTGAATGCCATTCTTGAGTTGATGCCAGAGGAGGGCGCCTTGGATGTAACGCGTATTACCGACCGTAGTTTGTACAATTATGGAAAGTATGATTTGTGTAATAAGTTGTTTGTATTGCAGGATTTGGACGGTTTGAGCGAGGAGGCTTTGCTGTCTTTTCGTGAGTTGATCAGCTACGGTAAATTGGCTAGTTCTACCACTACCCAGGATTTGCAGGGGAGAAATAGTGGTGGTGTCAAAGAGGTATATGGTCCGGTGGCGAGTATGGCGGCTACTACCAAAACTGAGCTATACGAAGACAACGAAAACCGTTGTTTTACCCTGGCGGTGAACGAAACGAGGGTGCAAACGAAGGCGATTACTGATTATATGAACGCTTGTTCGGCGGGTAAGGTGAGCAAAAAGAAGCAACTGACTACCAAAGAGTTACTGCAAAATTGTGTGCGTTTGTTACGCCCTCATGAGGTGGTCAATCCTTACGCTACTCAATTATCGTTACCCGCTGAGGTAAAAAATCCTCGTCGTTTGCATAATTTGTACCAGTCGTTGGTGAAGCAAATTACTTTGTTGCATCAGTTTCAGCGGGCGCGCGATGATGAGGGTCGTTTGGTGGCTACAAAGTCTGATTTACATTGGGCGAATGAAATTTTGTTCGAAACGATTATATTGCGCATTGACGAGCTGGATGGTAGTTTGCGCCAATTCTTTGAACAGTTGAAAAATTATTGTTTTGACAAAGGCGTCAAACTGGAGTTTACCCGGCGCGAAGTGCGTCATAAGTTCCGGATAGAAAACACTCGTTTACACCGTTATATGCACAAGTTGCACGACTTGGAGTACATTAAACAAGTGGGTGGTCATGTAAACAAAGGCTGGACGTACAAGATTACTTATTGGGACGACATCCAGGCTTTGCGTTCTCGCATTCGTCAGTTTCTAGCCGATCAACTTTCAAAATTAAAATAG